The following proteins come from a genomic window of Pyxidicoccus sp. MSG2:
- a CDS encoding IPT/TIG domain-containing protein: protein MSRGHRIRCHVTTRVGHLRLAVLCLLLAACGDSSHPPGVTPDAGLIDAGAGAEDAGPDAGSQSDAGPAPTLLSLLPVRGESGGGAWVRLTGSGFVQGVAATPTEAARRTMLKLGEREVRDFQLIDDTSLDLRTPPGAPGPASLTLENPRGTARCEACFTYFESFDLRDLSPAEGALSGGNTVTLVGTGFPTELQVLFGGTASPAVTRVSSTELRVVVPRALSEGPVDVRVHGQGSGGVLRRAYRYIHDPRITDLAPLTGPRSGGTRVVLTGKGFEGTTSVLFGSTPAPLFQVDSPSQLTATTPPGPSAGALDVTVLTPRGTWKVRNGFTYEEATAGTLTLRGVFPHVGTRADGTVTLTGSGLDTPGLAVSFGGQSVPLVTATSTTATVTVPAQSSLPRSVTVSAMSGTESASLSNGYTFRLSLSQVTPDTGPTAGGTQVTVEGTFIPPDAVARVGTLEATAASTPTQEQLRFTTPPGGAGAQSLHVFSASDPENEVLLPATFIYEAPLLLAQVEPSRGAIAGGTRVTVRGAGLGEGTTVTFGGEPATDVQVVDGHTLTCRTPSSRVQAPVEVSITRGTTRAALSEVFTYFDPRGPGGLSGGPLTGTLNVTVLDTSSGAYGQPVAGARVMLGTDAATPLQGVTDARGQLTLSDTRMVGVQVATVFKEGYDAVTVAGIRAENLTVFLRKLTSDGNPGNPPELPPAAITGRVRGFKPPRPLGPNEVLEARIFVAQPSPTSGPPFAGPGDRRADTWRVREDGGAFQVHSQPGLRAVYAVLGVLKDEVDFEPYLLGVRRGIAASSTRVAQGQDVVLDMHLDVTASLTVDGPISVSGQPALHQVYVWLDLGAEGLVPHPHNWGTGTRFFSIIEGPGPRLTFPGLPRLDGASLLFLDLLRGTTTYPQSLLYHRQPGDPAQGMTLGPLLPLPTFAAPPSGQCFTGEVAWSSAPSSTEPDLQRLTLTALGEGSGIRWTAILPAGETHVTLPAPALELLRAGLSEGTRLRADLSMARVPRFEYAQWTYDTLSPATWTAYVLSRSEVFDP from the coding sequence ATGAGCCGTGGCCACCGCATCCGGTGCCATGTCACCACCAGGGTGGGGCACCTGCGTCTGGCGGTGCTGTGCCTCCTGCTCGCCGCCTGTGGTGACAGCTCGCATCCGCCGGGAGTCACCCCAGACGCCGGCCTCATCGACGCGGGAGCCGGAGCCGAAGATGCGGGCCCGGACGCGGGCTCCCAGTCAGACGCGGGCCCAGCACCCACGCTCCTGTCGCTCCTGCCAGTGCGGGGCGAAAGTGGAGGCGGCGCCTGGGTGCGACTGACGGGCAGCGGCTTCGTCCAGGGCGTGGCCGCGACTCCCACGGAAGCGGCCCGTCGCACGATGCTCAAGCTGGGCGAGCGTGAGGTGCGCGACTTCCAGCTCATTGACGACACCTCGCTCGACCTCCGCACGCCGCCGGGGGCTCCCGGGCCCGCGAGCCTCACACTGGAGAACCCGCGAGGCACGGCCCGCTGCGAAGCCTGCTTCACGTACTTCGAGTCCTTCGACCTGCGAGACCTCTCTCCGGCGGAAGGAGCGCTCTCCGGTGGCAACACGGTGACACTGGTGGGCACGGGCTTCCCCACGGAACTCCAGGTCCTCTTCGGGGGCACGGCGAGCCCCGCCGTCACACGGGTCTCCTCCACCGAATTGCGAGTCGTCGTCCCCCGAGCCCTGAGCGAGGGGCCCGTGGACGTGAGGGTCCACGGGCAGGGAAGTGGAGGCGTGCTGCGGCGCGCGTATCGCTACATTCACGACCCGCGAATCACGGACCTTGCTCCGCTCACCGGCCCTCGGTCCGGAGGCACGCGGGTGGTGCTCACGGGGAAGGGCTTCGAGGGCACGACCTCCGTCCTCTTCGGAAGCACACCCGCTCCGCTGTTCCAGGTGGACTCACCGTCCCAGCTCACGGCGACCACGCCACCGGGCCCGAGCGCGGGCGCCCTGGACGTGACAGTCCTCACCCCGCGAGGCACCTGGAAGGTACGCAACGGCTTCACCTACGAGGAGGCCACCGCGGGCACCCTCACCCTGCGCGGAGTCTTCCCCCACGTCGGCACGAGGGCGGACGGCACGGTGACGCTCACGGGGAGCGGACTCGACACGCCCGGGCTCGCGGTGTCCTTCGGAGGCCAGTCCGTCCCGCTCGTCACGGCCACGTCGACCACGGCCACCGTCACCGTACCCGCGCAGTCCTCACTGCCACGCAGCGTCACCGTGAGCGCCATGTCCGGCACCGAGAGCGCCAGCCTCTCGAATGGCTACACCTTCCGGCTCTCGCTCTCCCAGGTGACGCCCGACACGGGGCCCACCGCAGGCGGGACGCAGGTCACGGTGGAAGGAACGTTCATTCCACCGGACGCGGTGGCGCGGGTGGGGACGCTCGAAGCCACGGCGGCCTCGACACCCACGCAGGAGCAACTGCGCTTCACGACACCACCAGGAGGCGCGGGCGCACAGTCCCTCCATGTCTTCTCCGCGAGTGACCCGGAGAACGAAGTCCTCCTACCAGCCACCTTCATCTACGAAGCGCCGCTCCTGCTCGCCCAGGTGGAGCCCTCCCGAGGCGCCATCGCCGGAGGCACCCGCGTGACGGTGAGAGGCGCGGGCCTGGGTGAAGGCACCACCGTTACCTTCGGAGGCGAGCCCGCGACGGATGTGCAGGTGGTGGACGGCCACACGCTGACCTGTCGCACGCCGTCCTCGCGAGTGCAGGCCCCGGTGGAGGTGTCCATCACGCGAGGAACCACCCGCGCCGCGCTGTCTGAGGTCTTCACGTACTTCGACCCGAGGGGCCCAGGAGGACTCTCCGGTGGCCCGCTCACGGGGACGCTGAACGTCACGGTGCTCGACACCTCGTCCGGTGCCTACGGTCAGCCCGTCGCGGGAGCACGGGTGATGCTCGGCACGGACGCGGCGACACCGCTCCAGGGCGTCACGGATGCGAGGGGGCAGCTCACGCTCTCCGACACACGGATGGTGGGCGTACAGGTCGCCACGGTCTTCAAGGAGGGCTACGACGCGGTGACGGTGGCGGGCATCCGCGCGGAGAACCTGACGGTGTTCCTGCGCAAGCTCACGAGCGACGGCAACCCGGGCAATCCCCCCGAGCTTCCTCCTGCCGCCATCACCGGCCGGGTGCGAGGCTTCAAGCCACCGAGGCCCCTCGGTCCGAATGAGGTGTTGGAGGCCCGCATCTTCGTCGCGCAGCCGAGCCCCACCTCCGGCCCGCCCTTCGCGGGGCCGGGAGACCGGCGCGCGGACACCTGGCGCGTGCGAGAGGACGGAGGCGCATTCCAGGTCCACAGCCAGCCCGGCCTGCGCGCGGTGTACGCGGTGCTGGGCGTGCTGAAGGACGAGGTGGACTTCGAGCCCTACCTGCTCGGAGTGCGGCGCGGCATCGCGGCCTCCTCCACGCGAGTCGCGCAAGGGCAGGACGTGGTGCTCGACATGCACCTGGACGTCACCGCGTCGCTCACGGTGGACGGCCCCATCAGCGTGTCGGGGCAGCCCGCGCTGCACCAGGTGTACGTCTGGCTGGACCTGGGCGCGGAGGGACTGGTGCCGCACCCGCACAACTGGGGCACGGGGACACGCTTCTTCTCCATCATCGAAGGCCCGGGGCCTCGGCTCACGTTCCCCGGCCTGCCACGGCTGGACGGAGCGAGCCTCCTGTTCCTCGACCTGCTGCGAGGCACCACCACGTATCCGCAGAGCCTGCTCTACCACCGCCAGCCGGGAGACCCCGCGCAGGGCATGACGCTCGGGCCCCTGCTACCGCTACCGACCTTCGCCGCTCCCCCGTCGGGCCAGTGCTTCACCGGCGAGGTGGCGTGGAGCTCGGCGCCGTCGTCCACGGAGCCAGACCTGCAGCGGCTCACCCTCACCGCGCTGGGCGAGGGAAGCGGCATCCGCTGGACGGCCATCCTCCCGGCGGGAGAGACCCACGTGACGCTGCCAGCCCCCGCGCTGGAGTTGCTCCGCGCGGGACTGTCCGAGGGCACGCGTCTGCGCGCGGACCTGTCCATGGCGCGAGTGCCGCGCTTCGAGTACGCGCAGTGGACGTACGACACCCTCTCGCCCGCGACGTGGACCGCCTACGTGCTGAGCCGCTCGGAGGTCTTCGACCCGTGA
- a CDS encoding SDR family NAD(P)-dependent oxidoreductase, translated as MSATGTRKVLVTGGGTGIGRAVAETLLRAGGQVVVTGRRAEVLESLVREWPGKAFALPCDLASPEAREGLLRRASSLLGGLDGFVHSAGQVVHQPPGHIGEDALRAQLEVNLVAPLRLGEQALEVLEPGGAQVFVASTLATRPVLTSAVYSAAKAGLLQVMKVLALAGAARGVRASAVLPGVVETDMTREVRLAPGEGPLSPAEYARRQEVQLAGLRALHPLGRLGKPEEVGEAVRYLLGASWLTGSELVLDGGLLLRE; from the coding sequence GTGAGCGCGACGGGCACCCGGAAGGTGCTGGTCACCGGCGGCGGCACTGGCATCGGCCGCGCGGTGGCGGAGACGCTGCTGCGCGCGGGCGGCCAGGTGGTGGTGACAGGCCGGCGCGCGGAGGTGCTGGAGTCGCTCGTGCGCGAGTGGCCGGGCAAGGCCTTCGCCCTGCCGTGTGACCTGGCCTCTCCAGAGGCGCGCGAAGGGTTGCTGCGCCGAGCATCCTCGCTGCTGGGCGGACTGGACGGCTTCGTCCACAGCGCGGGACAGGTGGTGCACCAGCCGCCGGGCCACATCGGCGAGGACGCCCTGCGCGCACAACTCGAGGTCAACCTGGTGGCGCCGCTGCGGCTGGGAGAGCAGGCGCTGGAGGTGCTGGAGCCGGGTGGGGCGCAGGTCTTCGTGGCGTCCACGCTGGCCACGCGGCCCGTCCTCACCAGCGCCGTGTACAGCGCTGCGAAGGCGGGGCTGCTCCAGGTGATGAAGGTGCTGGCACTGGCCGGCGCCGCACGGGGCGTACGAGCCAGCGCGGTGCTTCCGGGCGTGGTCGAGACGGACATGACCCGCGAGGTGCGGCTCGCACCCGGAGAAGGCCCGTTGTCACCCGCGGAGTACGCGCGCAGGCAGGAGGTCCAGCTTGCGGGCCTGCGGGCGCTGCACCCGCTCGGCCGCCTCGGAAAACCGGAAGAAGTGGGGGAAGCGGTGCGCTATCTCCTGGGTGCTTCCTGGCTCACCGGGTCGGAACTGGTGCTGGATGGGGGACTACTGCTGCGGGAGTGA
- a CDS encoding SDR family oxidoreductase produces MGTAFVTGAGIRIGSAVARALGRAGYDLALHANRSLDSLESLAEELRALGRRVTLHVGDLSDPDAVDALGASVREACPALDVVVHNAGLFERVDFAAVSRAQYRTMLAVNLDAPFFLTQALLPSLRAGKDPLVVHLTDVGGERPVSHYSHYSVSKAGLIMLTRALAVELAPHVRVNAVSPGTVAFPEDFDAAAREAVLKRIPLGREGSVEDIARVVVFLAREAPYITGQVIAVDGGRSAQL; encoded by the coding sequence ATGGGTACCGCATTCGTCACGGGAGCCGGCATCCGCATTGGCAGCGCGGTGGCCCGCGCCCTCGGTCGCGCCGGCTATGACCTGGCGCTCCACGCGAACCGCTCGCTCGACTCGCTGGAGTCGCTGGCGGAAGAGCTCCGGGCGCTCGGCCGCCGCGTCACCCTCCACGTGGGGGACTTGAGCGACCCCGACGCGGTGGATGCGCTCGGCGCCAGCGTGCGCGAGGCGTGCCCCGCGCTGGACGTGGTGGTCCACAACGCGGGCCTCTTCGAGCGGGTGGACTTCGCCGCCGTCTCCCGCGCGCAGTACCGCACGATGCTGGCGGTGAACCTGGACGCGCCCTTCTTCCTCACGCAGGCGCTGCTGCCGAGCCTGCGCGCCGGGAAGGATCCGCTGGTGGTTCACCTCACCGACGTCGGCGGCGAGCGGCCGGTGAGCCACTACTCGCACTACTCGGTGAGCAAGGCGGGCCTCATCATGCTCACCCGTGCGCTGGCGGTGGAGCTGGCCCCGCACGTGCGGGTCAACGCCGTGTCCCCGGGCACGGTGGCCTTCCCCGAGGACTTCGACGCGGCGGCGCGCGAGGCGGTGCTGAAGCGGATTCCCCTGGGACGCGAGGGCAGTGTCGAAGACATCGCCCGCGTCGTCGTCTTCCTCGCCCGCGAGGCGCCGTACATCACCGGGCAGGTCATCGCCGTGGATGGCGGCAGGAGCGCACAGCTATGA
- a CDS encoding dihydroneopterin aldolase codes for MTGEPPFHPPVVTSPQGRPLDVIELRGLTVDCIVGVFNRERFAAQPLRLDVALFLDTRSAATGGRLANTVNYGRLTGELRFLLEACRFELLESAAEAVCRYVLAPPTGDVPRAQVYAATVRVTKPQALGGMAVPSLQIHRTSEEMEYAREDKPFGRVDIIHEGAGYGVYRLRVRPGGTIPTHVHQQMEESELVLGPGLLLQGKPVERGMAFHWPRGFPHRYDNPTATEQTVLCVDRPRFIPTDEVETEPPAEGLAPATGFSYYPLEAPVAPGSPAERSP; via the coding sequence ATGACTGGAGAGCCCCCCTTCCATCCCCCGGTGGTGACGTCCCCGCAGGGCCGGCCGCTGGACGTCATCGAGCTGCGGGGCCTCACGGTGGACTGCATCGTGGGTGTCTTCAACCGCGAGCGCTTCGCGGCCCAGCCGCTGCGGCTGGACGTGGCCCTCTTCCTGGACACGCGCAGCGCGGCGACGGGCGGGAGGCTGGCGAACACCGTGAACTACGGCCGGCTGACGGGAGAGCTCCGCTTCCTCCTGGAGGCGTGCCGCTTCGAGTTGCTGGAGTCCGCCGCCGAGGCCGTGTGCCGCTACGTGCTCGCGCCGCCCACGGGCGACGTGCCCCGCGCGCAGGTGTACGCGGCCACGGTGCGCGTCACCAAGCCGCAGGCGTTGGGTGGCATGGCGGTGCCTTCGCTCCAGATTCACCGCACCTCCGAGGAGATGGAGTACGCGCGCGAGGACAAACCCTTCGGCCGCGTGGACATCATCCACGAGGGCGCGGGCTACGGCGTCTACCGTCTGCGCGTGAGGCCGGGCGGCACCATCCCCACGCATGTGCACCAGCAGATGGAGGAGAGTGAATTGGTGCTCGGCCCGGGCTTGCTGCTGCAAGGCAAGCCGGTGGAGCGGGGCATGGCCTTCCACTGGCCGCGAGGCTTCCCGCACCGGTACGACAACCCGACGGCCACGGAGCAGACGGTGCTGTGTGTGGACCGGCCGCGCTTCATCCCCACGGACGAGGTGGAGACGGAGCCACCCGCCGAGGGACTGGCTCCCGCAACGGGCTTCTCCTACTACCCGCTCGAGGCACCCGTGGCCCCGGGCTCGCCGGCGGAGCGCAGCCCGTGA